Proteins from a genomic interval of Pseudomonas paeninsulae:
- a CDS encoding NAD(P) transhydrogenase subunit alpha, which yields MDMISDGIYNLIIFVLAIYIGYHVVWNVTPALHTPLMAVTNAISAIVIVGAMLAAALTVTPLGKTMGTLAVALAAVNVFGGFLVTRRMLEMFKKKAPKAASAAAPVEKH from the coding sequence ATGGATATGATTTCCGACGGTATCTACAACCTGATCATCTTCGTACTGGCCATCTATATCGGCTACCACGTGGTCTGGAACGTCACCCCGGCCCTGCACACCCCGTTGATGGCGGTGACCAATGCGATTTCCGCGATCGTCATCGTCGGCGCCATGCTGGCAGCGGCGCTGACCGTCACCCCGCTGGGCAAGACCATGGGCACCCTGGCCGTGGCCCTGGCCGCAGTCAACGTGTTCGGTGGTTTCCTGGTCACCCGGCGCATGCTGGAAATGTTCAAGAAGAAGGCGCCTAAAGCAGCATCGGCTGCCGCACCAGTGGAGAAGCACTGA